Proteins from a single region of Bdellovibrio bacteriovorus HD100:
- a CDS encoding ATP-binding cassette domain-containing protein, translated as MSLVENLHRDYGDFKLDIDSWEILDEGVTVLWGPSGSGKTSVFRILLGLESCPGFKWTYQGTDLAKLKTPDRHLGVVFQTLDLFPHLSAEENLMFAARARKVDPAKANARLKELSSILKMESFLQRPAAVLSGGEKQRVAIARALMGEPRLLLLDEPFSALDQELRDESRKLVKSVIETEKIPTLLVTHDQRDVEILGNKVTTIRNGRLA; from the coding sequence CTGGGAAATCCTGGATGAAGGTGTCACTGTGCTATGGGGGCCGTCAGGCTCCGGGAAAACCTCGGTGTTTCGCATTTTGCTGGGGCTGGAAAGCTGCCCGGGATTTAAATGGACGTATCAGGGAACGGATCTGGCCAAGTTGAAAACTCCGGATCGTCATCTGGGTGTGGTGTTTCAGACTTTGGATCTATTTCCGCACTTGAGTGCTGAAGAAAACTTGATGTTTGCGGCCCGCGCCCGCAAAGTGGATCCAGCCAAAGCCAACGCGCGTTTGAAAGAACTGTCATCGATCCTTAAAATGGAATCCTTCCTACAAAGACCGGCCGCGGTGTTGTCGGGCGGGGAAAAACAGCGGGTCGCCATTGCGCGGGCGTTGATGGGCGAACCGCGGTTGCTTTTGTTGGATGAACCGTTTTCCGCCTTGGATCAGGAGTTGCGGGATGAAAGCCGCAAGCTGGTGAAAAGTGTGATTGAGACTGAGAAAATTCCGACGTTGTTAGTGACCCATGACCAGCGGGACGTGGAGATCCTGGGCAACAAGGTCACCACCATTCGCAACGGCCGCCTCGCTTAG
- a CDS encoding ATP-binding protein: MTLRLRIFLFNLISVFLATFVVALIGLKIVESTVIDSTYERLTQIRISKTSSIENYFRDLQTAINLISSHELTDDLLRERKVDSLPEFRRLLDNYVLDFNIYDMALINNQGVVVYTTRKDIEDGASVTTDLPQGSKLKDIYTWGVKAQEGSTLFLDFDKDTLNPNSATGFVASPIYRNLRPVGVLVLKISISEIDRITSDNFAWPTHGMGQTGETLIYGEDWSLRNTGRFRVEANQSAQGSLEAEVLSSNRGDEDIKKIENLSEVRELGTDYRGQKVIRSIGKIYLPNGELWYIQTKIDESEAFAVLDRIAIASSAAAVLIFILFFFATFAATGKVVEPIQLLTDRLEKLGTSNLTQKINYNSKDEIGLLVSKYNQLADRLETTTVSKEFLDSVIQSIKAFLFIVKVSHHDDWRQASYMISQANESALKFLGYSLNQISHVDLKQLINTQEEFNNYTWLLQTRLSIEAEITAQDGRRLPILMNWAALPNRTSKDLTFVFVCTDITDRITAEQALIEAREQAVKASQAKSEFLARMSHEIRTPLNAIIGITDILAESDLKPEQSQLVRVCANAGENLLALINDILDISKIEAREVRLEKIAFDLESTTTNICDILKQKATEKDLKFSLTVNLPKNRAPLVIGDPTRLRQILFNLIGNAIKFTQEGEIAVLLDFDSSSQKFVRFTIRDTGTGIPKDKQHLLFQSFVQADSSITRKFGGSGLGLTISKNLVELMGGRIWFQSEEGSGSSFYFTVPYVPTEAPRELAAPEKTQAAETTPRPTMNELTVTRSARILVVDDTEDNRFLLLTYLKKLPFEVVQAENGKEAVEKVLAEPFDLILMDIQMPVMDGYAATRKIRQWEKDQGLKPIPIIAVSANAMAEDMQKSLDVGCSEHVTKPIKKSALLEMIHRYLG, encoded by the coding sequence ATGACATTACGTTTAAGAATTTTCTTATTCAATTTAATCTCCGTCTTTCTTGCGACGTTTGTTGTTGCGCTTATTGGCCTCAAGATTGTCGAATCCACGGTTATCGACAGCACCTATGAACGTCTGACTCAAATCCGTATCAGCAAGACCAGCTCCATCGAAAACTATTTCCGTGATCTGCAAACTGCCATCAACCTGATCTCTTCCCACGAACTGACCGATGATCTGCTGCGCGAAAGGAAAGTCGACAGCCTGCCTGAGTTCCGTCGCCTGCTGGACAACTATGTCCTGGACTTCAACATTTACGACATGGCTCTGATCAACAATCAGGGCGTCGTGGTTTACACCACCCGCAAAGACATCGAGGATGGCGCCTCAGTCACCACGGATCTGCCGCAAGGATCCAAGCTCAAGGACATCTACACCTGGGGCGTGAAAGCCCAAGAGGGCTCAACCCTGTTCCTGGACTTTGACAAGGACACCCTGAATCCCAACTCGGCCACAGGATTTGTGGCTTCCCCGATCTATCGCAATCTGCGTCCGGTCGGCGTTCTGGTTCTGAAAATTTCCATCTCAGAAATTGATCGCATCACCAGTGACAACTTCGCCTGGCCGACCCACGGCATGGGCCAAACGGGCGAGACCCTGATTTACGGCGAGGACTGGAGTCTGCGCAACACCGGCCGATTCCGCGTGGAAGCCAACCAGAGCGCCCAGGGCAGCCTGGAAGCCGAGGTGCTATCTTCCAATCGGGGCGATGAAGATATCAAGAAAATTGAAAATCTCAGCGAGGTGCGCGAACTGGGCACCGACTATCGCGGGCAGAAAGTCATCCGCTCCATTGGAAAGATCTATCTGCCCAACGGAGAGCTTTGGTACATCCAGACCAAGATTGACGAAAGCGAAGCCTTTGCCGTTTTGGACCGTATCGCGATTGCCTCCAGCGCCGCGGCTGTGCTGATCTTTATCCTGTTCTTCTTTGCGACCTTTGCCGCCACCGGAAAAGTCGTGGAACCGATCCAGCTCCTGACCGACCGTCTGGAAAAACTGGGAACAAGCAACCTGACCCAGAAGATCAACTACAATTCCAAAGACGAAATCGGTTTGCTGGTAAGCAAGTACAATCAGCTGGCCGACCGTTTAGAAACCACCACCGTTTCCAAAGAATTCCTGGACAGTGTCATTCAATCCATCAAAGCCTTCCTGTTCATCGTCAAAGTGAGCCATCACGACGACTGGAGACAGGCGTCGTACATGATCTCGCAAGCCAATGAATCGGCGTTAAAGTTCCTGGGCTACTCTCTGAACCAGATTTCCCATGTGGATCTGAAGCAGTTGATCAACACGCAGGAAGAATTCAATAACTACACCTGGCTGCTGCAAACCCGTCTCAGTATCGAGGCCGAGATCACGGCTCAGGACGGCCGTCGCCTGCCGATTCTGATGAACTGGGCCGCCCTTCCAAACCGCACCAGTAAAGACCTGACCTTCGTATTCGTCTGCACTGACATCACCGACCGCATCACGGCCGAGCAGGCCCTGATCGAGGCGCGAGAGCAGGCCGTGAAAGCGTCCCAGGCTAAATCCGAGTTCCTGGCCCGCATGAGTCACGAGATCCGCACCCCACTCAATGCCATCATCGGTATCACCGACATTCTGGCGGAATCCGATCTGAAACCGGAACAGTCCCAGCTGGTGCGTGTCTGCGCCAATGCCGGGGAAAACCTGCTGGCGCTGATCAACGACATTCTGGATATTTCGAAAATTGAGGCGCGCGAAGTGCGCCTGGAAAAAATCGCGTTTGACCTGGAATCCACAACCACCAACATCTGCGACATCCTGAAACAAAAAGCGACGGAAAAAGATCTGAAGTTTTCTTTGACTGTGAATCTGCCGAAGAACCGCGCTCCGCTGGTCATCGGGGATCCGACTCGTCTGCGCCAGATTCTGTTCAACCTGATCGGTAACGCCATCAAGTTCACCCAAGAAGGCGAGATTGCCGTGTTGCTGGACTTTGACAGCAGTTCACAGAAATTCGTGCGCTTCACGATCCGCGACACTGGTACCGGGATTCCGAAAGACAAACAACATCTGCTGTTCCAGAGCTTTGTTCAGGCCGACAGTTCCATAACCCGCAAATTTGGCGGCAGTGGCCTGGGACTGACGATCTCGAAAAATCTGGTGGAGCTGATGGGTGGACGCATTTGGTTCCAGAGTGAAGAGGGCTCGGGAAGCTCCTTCTATTTCACCGTGCCTTATGTGCCGACGGAAGCTCCACGGGAACTGGCTGCTCCGGAGAAGACCCAGGCTGCCGAAACCACACCACGACCGACTATGAATGAACTGACCGTAACCCGTTCCGCGCGCATTCTGGTGGTGGATGACACCGAAGACAATCGCTTCCTGCTTCTCACGTATCTGAAAAAGCTGCCGTTTGAAGTCGTTCAGGCGGAAAACGGCAAAGAGGCCGTCGAAAAAGTTCTGGCTGAACCGTTTGATCTGATTTTGATGGACATCCAGATGCCGGTGATGGACGGCTATGCGGCCACCCGCAAGATCCGTCAGTGGGAAAAAGACCAGGGCTTAAAACCGATTCCGATCATCGCAGTGAGCGCCAATGCCATGGCTGAAGACATGCAAAAATCTCTGGATGTCGGCTGTTCAGAACACGTCACCAAGCCCATCAAAAAATCAGCCCTGCTGGAAATGATTCATAGATATCTGGGCTAA
- a CDS encoding substrate-binding periplasmic protein encodes MNVIKAFFLAAVLLLTSSRSHAERWVVMTLEWPPFTCSRCPENGAAAKALKDTLNKAGVSVEFVFYPWTQTQKKAEQPDVIGYFPSWKDVLPGFTRSEPLFKSPLGFIQQRSKPLVWSKLPDLKGKKLGITEGYSNTTEFNRLVKEKVLTVEPVQSDDTNVRRVALGQIDGALMDINNARYLISKAHSQYAGRVSVNQRILEDKELYFAFNSHNRDKAAKLKKALENVNYQRMVDDYLLKYLLRND; translated from the coding sequence ATGAATGTAATCAAGGCGTTCTTTCTAGCGGCAGTGCTGCTGCTCACAAGCTCCCGGTCCCATGCGGAACGCTGGGTGGTGATGACGTTGGAATGGCCACCTTTCACCTGCTCTCGCTGCCCCGAAAACGGAGCGGCGGCCAAGGCCTTGAAAGACACTCTCAACAAGGCCGGTGTGAGTGTCGAGTTTGTATTCTATCCTTGGACTCAGACACAGAAGAAAGCCGAACAGCCCGATGTGATTGGCTATTTTCCCTCTTGGAAAGATGTACTGCCGGGCTTTACGCGTTCCGAGCCCCTGTTTAAATCTCCGTTGGGTTTTATCCAGCAAAGAAGCAAGCCTCTGGTCTGGTCAAAATTGCCCGATCTCAAGGGGAAAAAGCTGGGGATCACCGAAGGGTACAGCAACACCACAGAGTTCAATCGTCTGGTGAAGGAAAAAGTACTGACTGTCGAACCTGTGCAAAGTGACGACACCAACGTGCGACGTGTGGCTCTGGGCCAGATTGATGGCGCCTTGATGGATATTAACAATGCCCGGTATCTGATTTCGAAAGCGCATTCCCAATATGCGGGCAGGGTGTCCGTCAATCAGAGGATTCTGGAAGACAAAGAGCTGTATTTTGCATTCAACAGCCACAATCGTGATAAGGCAGCTAAGCTAAAGAAGGCTCTGGAGAACGTCAATTATCAGCGTATGGTGGATGACTACTTGCTGAAGTACCTATTGCGCAATGATTAA
- a CDS encoding 3D domain-containing protein → MKIFSQILALLGAVLLLNACAASKSSEGSGLTPTIYYKPTIQLDKNKCSSASLRDLLSPEGRVLTTLCDSDYAQCLLQGSCLIDDQGLLTSYNYHSTKDGLARFIVTDTKACPFGYGVSNACLDPYFSAAADLKIYKLGDVIYIPRLVGAKMPNGEVHDGYIVIRDAGGGVKGAGRFDFFTGYLDHRNKKNTMARLGFGDPKNRIEYRVVRGEEAARARERRGFPGLKKSILEEQQE, encoded by the coding sequence ATGAAAATTTTCAGTCAGATTTTGGCTCTTCTTGGGGCCGTTTTGTTGCTCAATGCCTGCGCGGCTTCGAAATCCAGCGAAGGTTCCGGTTTGACGCCGACCATTTACTACAAACCCACGATTCAGCTGGATAAAAACAAATGCTCTTCGGCTTCGTTGCGTGATCTGCTTTCTCCGGAGGGGCGCGTCCTGACGACTCTTTGTGATTCTGACTATGCCCAGTGCCTGCTTCAGGGATCGTGCCTGATTGATGACCAGGGCCTGTTGACATCCTACAACTATCACTCCACCAAAGATGGACTGGCTCGGTTTATCGTGACCGACACCAAGGCCTGTCCCTTCGGCTATGGCGTAAGCAATGCGTGTCTGGATCCTTACTTCTCGGCGGCTGCGGATTTGAAAATCTATAAGCTGGGTGATGTGATTTACATTCCCCGTTTGGTCGGCGCGAAGATGCCCAATGGTGAGGTTCATGATGGCTACATCGTCATTCGCGACGCTGGCGGCGGAGTCAAAGGGGCTGGCCGCTTTGACTTCTTCACCGGCTACCTGGATCATCGCAATAAGAAAAATACCATGGCGCGCCTTGGTTTTGGGGACCCCAAGAACCGCATCGAATATCGTGTGGTCCGCGGTGAAGAAGCGGCCCGTGCGCGCGAGCGCCGAGGTTTCCCAGGACTTAAAAAGTCCATTCTGGAAGAGCAGCAAGAATAG
- a CDS encoding alpha/beta fold hydrolase — translation MKKIALFISVLLVSLTAAAKVQHLRLGTGKVIAYEHIQTNKASSTLILLPGVNRSLSADDRSVQLLAEQGWNLLLPSLPAHPLSIEGLSAGETPYFLYDSSLRAVDFASDIEKLVAALKIKQAIPVTLSYTSTVGAYLNPKLFPHVIETVPLGIPTETNPEAARNAQLWENWLRMNPVMAPFWIRQSRDQAYSKHWGAVVDANLARDPDYYGANPRIADIKSGYVTIARAAEDFDLTKVDYKANAVTRDFVLAGQENSERLKNQIVALKNYLRSGKPARVMVVANAGHVLPSESPSVYAAAIGVLAQQPVSAGVSFMVVRKAADVHKAQWQGASELEAWMDGIVK, via the coding sequence ATGAAAAAAATCGCTCTGTTCATTTCAGTTCTTCTGGTATCACTGACAGCCGCGGCAAAGGTTCAGCATCTTCGTTTGGGAACCGGCAAGGTGATTGCCTATGAGCACATCCAAACCAACAAAGCCTCTTCGACATTGATTTTACTTCCTGGGGTCAATCGCTCCCTCAGCGCCGACGATCGCTCCGTGCAACTGCTGGCAGAGCAGGGCTGGAATTTGTTGTTGCCGTCACTTCCTGCGCATCCGCTTTCCATTGAGGGGCTTTCCGCGGGTGAAACGCCGTACTTCTTGTATGACTCTTCACTTCGCGCAGTGGATTTCGCCTCGGACATTGAAAAGCTTGTCGCGGCTTTGAAAATCAAACAGGCCATTCCGGTGACGTTGTCTTACACGTCAACTGTGGGTGCTTACTTGAATCCAAAACTTTTTCCGCATGTGATTGAAACAGTGCCGTTGGGCATCCCCACGGAAACAAATCCTGAAGCCGCCCGCAATGCCCAGCTGTGGGAAAACTGGCTGCGTATGAATCCGGTGATGGCTCCCTTTTGGATTCGTCAGTCCCGCGACCAGGCATACAGCAAACACTGGGGGGCGGTGGTGGATGCGAACCTTGCCAGGGATCCGGACTATTACGGGGCAAATCCGCGCATCGCGGATATCAAGTCGGGATATGTGACGATTGCCCGGGCCGCCGAGGACTTTGATCTGACGAAGGTGGATTATAAGGCGAACGCTGTGACTCGGGACTTTGTTCTGGCGGGTCAGGAAAATTCAGAACGTCTAAAAAATCAGATTGTGGCTTTGAAGAACTATCTGCGCTCGGGAAAACCCGCGCGTGTGATGGTGGTGGCGAATGCGGGGCATGTGCTGCCGTCGGAGTCTCCGTCAGTGTATGCGGCGGCGATCGGGGTGCTGGCGCAGCAGCCTGTGTCTGCGGGAGTGTCGTTCATGGTTGTGCGCAAGGCTGCGGATGTGCACAAAGCCCAGTGGCAGGGGGCTTCGGAATTGGAAGCCTGGATGGATGGGATCGTGAAATAG
- a CDS encoding N-acetylmuramoyl-L-alanine amidase-like domain-containing protein, with product MRFLWSATMLSVSLMLFAPAIFATQSHKDQAYLYLQNIYSRDNVSKLHVLSLQQRLEYFSRIFLGKPYLGGALGEGANSAYDNDPLYRFDAFDCTTYVETVAALTLSYGEAEFQKNMNVIRYQDGVVSLITRNHFTSVDWNPNVEKLGILRDVTAEIGLADVSTLQTLIDKKEWYKKQASAMVKVKDNEAKKVGGIIARTQAIRPQISALNFLSKEILTAKPDLLLRFPKAGIVNIVRKNWNVRDAIGTNLDVSHQGIIFERDGEIIFRHASYKKSSQYVVEVPLLEYVKKNFGDQTFAGLNVLSFVGGL from the coding sequence ATGCGTTTTCTTTGGTCGGCTACAATGCTTTCAGTTTCCTTGATGCTGTTTGCGCCGGCTATTTTTGCTACGCAATCGCACAAAGATCAGGCTTATTTGTATCTTCAAAATATTTATTCTCGCGACAATGTAAGCAAATTGCATGTCCTGAGTTTACAGCAAAGGTTAGAGTACTTCTCCCGCATTTTCCTAGGAAAACCTTACCTTGGGGGAGCCCTCGGTGAGGGGGCAAATTCCGCATATGATAATGATCCTCTATACAGATTTGATGCGTTTGATTGTACTACTTATGTGGAAACAGTTGCCGCCCTGACCTTGTCTTATGGTGAAGCAGAATTTCAAAAGAATATGAATGTGATCCGGTACCAAGATGGAGTGGTGAGTCTTATTACTCGTAATCACTTTACCAGCGTAGATTGGAATCCTAATGTTGAAAAATTGGGAATTCTTAGAGACGTGACTGCTGAAATTGGTTTGGCTGATGTCTCCACTTTGCAGACCCTGATTGACAAGAAGGAATGGTATAAAAAGCAAGCTTCGGCAATGGTAAAAGTTAAGGACAATGAGGCAAAAAAGGTTGGTGGCATCATCGCTCGAACTCAGGCAATTCGTCCCCAGATCTCAGCACTTAACTTTCTAAGCAAGGAGATTCTAACTGCAAAGCCCGACCTTCTCCTTCGATTTCCCAAGGCTGGGATAGTTAATATTGTCAGAAAAAACTGGAATGTTAGAGATGCTATAGGTACGAACTTGGACGTTTCCCACCAAGGTATTATTTTTGAGAGAGATGGAGAAATTATTTTCCGTCACGCTAGTTATAAAAAGAGCTCTCAATATGTTGTTGAAGTTCCGCTACTCGAATATGTGAAAAAGAACTTTGGTGATCAAACATTCGCAGGGCTGAATGTTCTTTCATTTGTGGGCGGCCTTTGA
- a CDS encoding flagellin N-terminal helical domain-containing protein — protein MGLRIATNTASIAAQRVLSKQQKRAEHAAQALASGSRIVNAADDAAGLAISENFKGQLKGIGQARNNANNAISFVQVSEGGLNEVSNILVRLRELGVQAASDTVSDTEREFLNKETQQLIQEADRIAKTTVFGTKKMLDGTAGAMEFQVGAYSDENNVIKFEFDADSTAAALGIDSIAMADRGDARASLEQVDQAIEKVSGMRANFGAMQSRMESAVSNLDVSYENLSAANSRIRDTDVAKETAEMTSASILQNTAVSVLAQANQLPQVAMKLV, from the coding sequence ATGGGCTTAAGAATCGCAACAAACACCGCATCTATCGCAGCACAACGCGTGCTATCCAAACAACAGAAACGCGCAGAGCATGCCGCACAGGCACTGGCTTCTGGTAGCCGTATCGTAAATGCGGCCGACGACGCCGCGGGCTTGGCGATTTCTGAGAACTTCAAAGGACAATTGAAAGGTATCGGTCAGGCGCGAAACAACGCCAACAATGCCATCTCATTTGTTCAGGTCAGTGAGGGGGGCTTGAATGAGGTCTCCAACATTCTGGTGCGTCTGCGAGAGCTGGGCGTACAGGCCGCTTCCGATACTGTGAGTGACACAGAGAGGGAGTTCCTAAATAAAGAAACCCAACAACTTATCCAAGAGGCCGATCGTATTGCCAAGACCACGGTCTTCGGTACGAAGAAAATGCTCGATGGTACTGCCGGAGCGATGGAGTTCCAGGTGGGTGCTTACTCGGATGAGAACAACGTTATTAAATTTGAATTTGATGCCGACTCGACGGCGGCGGCACTGGGGATCGACTCGATTGCCATGGCGGACAGGGGGGATGCGCGGGCATCTCTGGAGCAGGTCGACCAGGCAATTGAAAAGGTCTCGGGTATGCGAGCGAACTTCGGTGCGATGCAATCGCGAATGGAGTCCGCAGTGAGCAACCTTGACGTGTCCTATGAAAACTTGTCAGCGGCGAACTCTCGTATCCGCGACACCGACGTGGCGAAAGAAACGGCCGAAATGACATCTGCAAGTATTCTGCAAAATACAGCGGTGTCGGTTCTGGCTCAAGCCAACCAGTTGCCACAAGTGGCAATGAAGTTGGTCTAA
- a CDS encoding transposase translates to MGRNRFICHTELPYHITARCINRDWFSVEPENVWRVMTTHLHFIHLAFEIRIHAFVLMSNHFHLIASAPNGNLSEAMRFFMSESGRDLRTFSNRINVTYGSRFHRSLLSNQLYYQHAYKYLYRNPVMAGLCERVEDYRYSTLRSLLGLEKMEVPICDDTHWETWGSRFATLEWLNTDTGHEDWEKIQKGLRRSVFKISPYKSRPSHLEVDAL, encoded by the coding sequence ATGGGAAGAAACAGATTCATTTGTCATACGGAACTGCCATATCACATCACTGCCAGATGTATTAATCGCGACTGGTTTTCTGTAGAGCCAGAGAATGTTTGGAGAGTGATGACCACGCATCTGCACTTCATACATCTGGCGTTTGAAATTCGAATTCATGCATTTGTATTGATGAGCAACCACTTCCATCTGATAGCCTCAGCACCCAATGGAAATTTAAGTGAAGCAATGCGCTTCTTCATGTCGGAATCCGGAAGAGACCTTCGGACATTCAGCAACCGAATCAATGTCACTTACGGATCAAGGTTTCACCGAAGTCTGCTGTCGAACCAGCTCTACTATCAACATGCCTACAAATACTTATATAGAAATCCGGTCATGGCAGGGCTTTGCGAAAGAGTCGAAGACTATCGATATTCGACATTAAGAAGTCTTCTTGGATTGGAAAAGATGGAAGTTCCCATATGTGATGACACTCACTGGGAAACCTGGGGCTCACGGTTTGCCACCCTGGAGTGGCTGAATACGGATACCGGACACGAAGATTGGGAAAAGATTCAGAAAGGTCTGAGAAGAAGTGTTTTTAAAATCAGCCCCTATAAAAGTCGTCCATCCCATTTAGAAGTTGACGCGCTGTAG
- a CDS encoding flagellin N-terminal helical domain-containing protein — protein sequence MGMRISTNVSAINAQRTMVNSQREIGKSMSQLASGSRINKAADDAAGLAISENLKSQIRSLGQASRNANDGISMVQTAEGGLSEISNILTRMRELGVQASSDTIGDTERGFLDKEVQQLKSEAQRITQTTRFGTTKLLDGSGDSFDFQVGINNDPEADRISFNAGETNASTSSLGIDGFDFSSKTGAQDALAAIDTAQSQVNGYRANLGALQNRLQSTVDNLGVQHENISAANSRIRDTDVAAATAETTRNQVLLQANTSVLSQANAMPNSALRLIG from the coding sequence ATGGGAATGAGAATTTCTACGAACGTATCCGCTATCAACGCACAGAGAACAATGGTGAACTCTCAGCGTGAAATCGGTAAATCAATGTCACAACTAGCATCCGGCTCCCGCATTAATAAAGCGGCGGACGATGCGGCAGGGTTGGCGATCAGTGAAAACTTGAAATCACAGATCAGATCCCTGGGCCAAGCTTCCCGAAATGCGAACGATGGTATCTCCATGGTTCAGACGGCAGAGGGTGGTTTGTCCGAAATTTCCAACATCCTGACTCGTATGAGAGAATTGGGTGTACAGGCTTCCTCTGACACTATCGGTGATACAGAGCGCGGCTTCCTGGATAAAGAGGTTCAGCAACTTAAATCTGAGGCTCAGCGTATCACTCAGACTACTAGATTCGGTACAACAAAACTTCTGGATGGTTCCGGCGACTCGTTCGACTTCCAGGTAGGTATCAACAATGACCCTGAAGCAGATAGAATCTCCTTCAACGCCGGTGAAACAAATGCATCCACGTCCTCTTTGGGAATTGACGGTTTCGACTTCTCTTCCAAAACAGGCGCGCAAGACGCTCTTGCAGCGATCGACACGGCTCAGTCTCAAGTGAACGGTTACCGCGCAAATCTCGGTGCCCTTCAGAACAGATTGCAGTCCACAGTTGATAACTTGGGTGTGCAACACGAGAACATCTCCGCAGCTAACTCTCGTATCCGTGATACAGACGTAGCAGCAGCAACTGCAGAGACGACTCGTAACCAGGTACTTTTGCAGGCGAATACATCAGTGTTGTCTCAAGCCAACGCGATGCCAAACTCTGCACTAAGACTGATTGGTTAA